The Abditibacteriaceae bacterium sequence GAACGCGGCACGTACGTTATCTTCGACGGTCATTTCGGCAAAGAGACGAATGTTTTGAAAGGTGCGCGCGATACCTTTGCGCGCCAGTTTGTGCGGCTTGAGGCTGTTGTTTTCCGAAGCAACGCGCTCGCCTTCAAACCAAATTTCGCCGCCGGTGGGTGCATAAACCCCCGTCAGCAAATTAAAAACGGTCGTCTTGCCAGCGCCGTTAGGCCCGATGATCGCTGCCATCTGCCCGCGCGGAAGCGTGAACGACAGCGGAGCAACTGCCGTCAGGCCACCAAATCGAATCGTCGCGTCCCGCAGTTCAAGAACGTTCATAAGAAAAGAGTACGGTCGAAATCGACCGTACTCTTATGTTTATTCCAAGTTGCTTACGTTTGCTTCGGGCCACGCGTCAGGACAATGCGTCCGGTGCGAACCAGTTCGAGAATCTCGAACTTTTCCAGCATCCGCTGAATCGCATCGACTTTGTATTCTTTGCCGGAAACTTCGATAGTAATCGTGTCTTCGGAAATATCAACCAGATTGGCGCGGAAGACCTGAGCAATCTGCATAATCTCGGCGCGGTTCTGAGGCGTGGCGCGCACCTTAATTAAGGCAAGCTCGCGCTGCACCAAGTCGTCGCGCGTGTGGTCGATGACTTTGATGATGTCGATGAGTTTCAGCAACTGCTTGCCGATTTGATCGAAGGCTTCTTCGGTGCCCGCGACAACAATCGTCATGCGCGAAACGGTTGGGTCTTCAGTGCGCGAAACCGCGAGGCTTTCAAGGTTGAAGCCGCGACGCGCAAACACATGCGAAACGCGCGCGAGGACGCCGGGCCGGTTTTCGACCAAAACCGAAATCGTGTGCAGTTGTTCGTCGCCGGTCATGGTGTTCACGCCCGGTTCGCCCGCCGAGGCAATCGTCGGCACGCCGTTTTTAATCAGCAAGCCTTCGCTTTGCGCGGGCACGTTGGAAATCATTGTTCCGTTTTCGTTCATCGTTTCCTCAAAGTACGGTCGAAATCGACCGTACTTATTTCCTTACCCGCGAATCTGGCCCGCTTTCAGGTCATCTGTCCATTCGCTTGCGTATTCGCTTTCGACGGCGGTTTCGAGCGCTTCTTCAGCAGCCGCAGCGCTCGGCGCGCCATTGATGCCGGGCAACGCCACGGTTTTGTGGCTCTTGTCGAGAACCATGTCGTGAATCGTTTTGCCGCCGGGAATCATCGGGAACACGTCTTCTTCCTTGTCGGTGAGGAAGTTGAGAACAACCGTTCCCGGATTCTTCTGCGCTTCGCGAATCGCGTCGGCGACTTCGTCCTGATGCGTGATCGTCACACCGGTCGCGGAATAGGCTTCAGCGATTTTGGCGAAATCGGGGCACTTGGTCAGGTCGATGCCGCTCCAGCGACGCTCGTAGAACATCTTCTGCCACTGGCGAACCATGCCCAGCGACGAGTTGTTCAACACCGCGATTTTCACCGGAATGTCGTAAATGACGCCGGTCGCCAGTTCCTGAATGTTCATCTGAAAGCTGCCGTCGCCGGTCACGCACCAGACTTCCTTATCAAGGCAACCGACTTTCGCGCCCAACGCCGCGGGATAACCGTAGCCCATCGTGCCCAAGCCGCCCGAGGTGATAAAGCTGCGCGTATTCTTCGGATTGTAATACTGCGCGGCCCACATCTGGTGCTGGCCCACGTCAGTCGTCATGATGGCTTCGCCTGCCGTCGCTTTGCCAATCTCTTCGATAACATGCTGCGGCTTCAACGTGCCGGTTTTCTCGTAGGTCAGAGGCGCGTCTTTCTTCCACTGCGCGAGCTGCTCCACCCATTTCGTATGCTTCTTGGGCTGCGTCGCTTCGGCGAGCTGGCGAATCACGGTTTTTACGTCGCCCAGAATCGGCACTTGTGCGAAACGGATTTTGCCCAACTCGGCCTGGTCGATATCGACGTGAATGATTTTCGCGTCGGGCGCCCACTTCTTGGGGTTGCCGGTTACGCGGTCATCGAAGCGCGCACCAAGCGCGATAATCAAGTCGGCATGATGAATCGCCCAGTTCGCGTAAGCGGTACCGTGCATTCCGAGCATATCGAGCGCGAGACGATGGCCCGAAGGAAAACCGCCGCGTCCCAAAAGCGTGGTCGTCACAGGCGCATCGATTTTCTCGGCGAAAGCCAGAAGCGCATCGGAAGCATCGGAGCTGTTGATACCGTTGCCGACATACAGAACTGGCTGTTTCGCTTCAGCGATGAGCTTGGCTGCTGCCGCGATTTGCTCGGTGGCTGCCGGCATTTCAGGATTGTAACCGCGCAGGTTCACCGATTCGGGATATAGAAATTCGCCGAATTCGTTCTCGCCCATATCTTTGGGGATGTCGATGAGAACCGGGCCGGGACGTCCGGTGCGCGCGATGTGGAACGCTTCTTTGACGATGCGCGGGATATCAGCAGTGCGCTTCACCATGTACGAATGCTTCACAATCGGCATGGTGATGCCGTACATATCGCATTCCTGAAACGCGTCTTTGCCGATATTGGGGCTGGCGACCTGTCCGCTCAGGAAGACAACCGGCGTCGAGTCCATGTAAGCATCGGTGATGGCTGTGACAAGGTTGGTTGCGCCGGGGCCGGATGTGCCGATACAGCAACCGACGCGGCCCGTTGCGCGCGCATAACCTTCGGCCATGTGACCGGCGCCCTGCTCATGGCGCGTCAGGATGCTCCAGATGTCTTGCTGTTTGCCCAGCGCATCATAAATCGGCAGAATCGCGCCGCCGGAAATTCCGAACAACACGTCCACGCCTTCACGTTTCAAACTTTCTAATAGTGCCTCTGCTCCGTTCATCTTCGCCTCCAGCGAAGTACAG is a genomic window containing:
- the ilvB gene encoding biosynthetic-type acetolactate synthase large subunit, producing MNGAEALLESLKREGVDVLFGISGGAILPIYDALGKQQDIWSILTRHEQGAGHMAEGYARATGRVGCCIGTSGPGATNLVTAITDAYMDSTPVVFLSGQVASPNIGKDAFQECDMYGITMPIVKHSYMVKRTADIPRIVKEAFHIARTGRPGPVLIDIPKDMGENEFGEFLYPESVNLRGYNPEMPAATEQIAAAAKLIAEAKQPVLYVGNGINSSDASDALLAFAEKIDAPVTTTLLGRGGFPSGHRLALDMLGMHGTAYANWAIHHADLIIALGARFDDRVTGNPKKWAPDAKIIHVDIDQAELGKIRFAQVPILGDVKTVIRQLAEATQPKKHTKWVEQLAQWKKDAPLTYEKTGTLKPQHVIEEIGKATAGEAIMTTDVGQHQMWAAQYYNPKNTRSFITSGGLGTMGYGYPAALGAKVGCLDKEVWCVTGDGSFQMNIQELATGVIYDIPVKIAVLNNSSLGMVRQWQKMFYERRWSGIDLTKCPDFAKIAEAYSATGVTITHQDEVADAIREAQKNPGTVVLNFLTDKEEDVFPMIPGGKTIHDMVLDKSHKTVALPGINGAPSAAAAEEALETAVESEYASEWTDDLKAGQIRG
- the ilvN gene encoding acetolactate synthase small subunit, with product MNENGTMISNVPAQSEGLLIKNGVPTIASAGEPGVNTMTGDEQLHTISVLVENRPGVLARVSHVFARRGFNLESLAVSRTEDPTVSRMTIVVAGTEEAFDQIGKQLLKLIDIIKVIDHTRDDLVQRELALIKVRATPQNRAEIMQIAQVFRANLVDISEDTITIEVSGKEYKVDAIQRMLEKFEILELVRTGRIVLTRGPKQT